The Halomonas sp. THAF5a genome segment CGGGACCAGCTGCACGTCCTGCGCGGGGTCGCGGCGGTACTGCTCGATCAGCGGCTGGAAGGGGGCCGTTGGCCGCCGCCCACGGCGCCACAGGCGACGCCCCGGGGCGGGCAGCGCCAGGCAGGCGGGCGGGTTCAGCTGGCCCACGCGGCGCCGGCCACCGGCCCCGGGCAGACCGTGGGCCAGGGCCAGGGTCTCGAGCAGCAGGGTGTCGGAGAGCGCCGGGCGCGACAGCACGTAGAGCACCGGCAGCGTCGGCTCCAGCGGCAGCGCCTCGGGGGCGGGCTCGATCAGCCGGGTCTGGGTCCAGCGCCGCACCAGCGGCGTGAGCGCCGCGCGACGCGCGCCGGCGAGCATGCGTGCAAGGCCCATCCGTCTGCCTCGGCCGGAAATGAGTCGTCAGTATAGCGGTCCTCGCCCCGGCGGGCAGCGGGCGCCCTTTCCTCCGGGCGGTAAACATGCGTCAATGCCGGTAGGTGCTCGACAGGGAGGGAGCCATGGACGGCATGTGGCGAGACGGCAATCACTTCGCGCTGCTGCCCGAGGCGGCACGCTTCCTGCCGGCGATGTTCGAGGCCGTCGACCGGGCGCGCCACTTCGTGCTGATCGAGCTCTACCTGATGGAGACGGGCCGGCTGGCCTCGGCCCTCAGCGCGTCGCTGCTGCGGGCCGCCGAACGCGGGGTCTCGGTGATGCTGCTGCTCGACGGCTATGGCGCCATGGGCCTCGACGAGGCCGAACGCCGGCGGCTGGAGGCTGGCGGAGTGGCGCTGCGCTTCTTCAATCCGCTGGGGTTCGAGTCACCGGTGCGCAATCTCACCCGGGACCACCGCAAGCTGGTGGTGGTCGATGGCGTCGAGGCCTTCACCGGCGGCTTCGGCGCCGTGGACGAGTTCCTGGATGCCTGGTACGAGGTCGCGGTGCATATCGAGGGGCCGGTGGTCGCCGACTGGGTGCGGCTGTTCTGCAGCGTGTGGGACTCGCCGCTGAGTCGCGGGCCCGGTGCCGCCTCGCTGGTGCGCGGGATCGAGCTCTCGCCCTACCGCGACGACGGCTTTCACGGCATGCGCGGGCGCGTGGTGTGGGGGCAGGGGTATCGCTACCAGGCGATCCGCCACTCCCTGCATCGGCGGGTCTCGGCGGCCGAGCGGCGGATGTGGATCTGCACCCCCTACTTCGTGCCGACCCTCACCCTGCGCCAGCGTCTGGTGCGGGCGGCGCGCCGCGGCGTCGATGTGCGGCTGCTGCTGCCCGGCAAGACCCACGACCATCCCGGCGTGCGCTATGCCGGGCAGCGCTTCTACGGCCGCATGCTGCGCGCCGGGGTGCGCATCTTCGAGTTCCAGCCCACCTTCATCCACGCCAAGTTCTCGCTGGTCGACGACTGGGTCAGCCTCGGCTCCTGCAACTTCGACCACTGGAGCCTGCAGTGGAACCTGGAGGCCAACCAGGAGGTGGACGATGCCCGCTTCGCCGCCCGGGTCGCCGAGCTGTTCGAGCGCAACTTCGCCACCAGCGAGGAGATCGATCCCGCGGCCTGGGCCCGCCGGCCCCGCTGGCAGCGCCTCAAGGAGTGGCTGTTCGGCCTGGTCGACGGCCTGCTGACGCGATTACGGTAGTGACAAGTGACAAGTGACAAGTGACAGGCTGACGTACTTGCTCCTTGCTCCTTGCTACTGCTGCTCGGCGTTTACCGCTTACCCTTGCCCTTGCCCTTGCCGCGACCGGCGGGTGCCTTGCGCCGGGGCTTGGGCTTGGGGGTCTCCGGCGGGACGCGATAGTGCAGGTAGAGGTCGAGCACGAGCTCCGGCAGCTGGGCGACCAGGCTCTCCAGCCGCGCGCCGTCGCCGGCCAGCTCGGCCATGTCGGGCTCGTCCTCGAACAGCCCCGAGAGCAGCATGAAGGGCAGCAGCAGGGTGGCGGCGGCCTCCTCGTCGTCGTCGAACCAGGCGGCCTCGTCGAGGAACACGCCCTCCATGAAGCCGGCGCACCAGTCGCCGATCGGGGTCTCCTCGGGGGCCAGCTCGCCGAGTTCGAGCTCGAAAGGGAGTTCCGGTAGCCCGCCGCCCTCCAGCACCTCGATGGCGTTGGCGCGCAGGCGCTCCAGCAGCCCGAGGACCGCCTCGCGCTCGGCGTCGTCCTCGAAGGTCGGCTCGCCGTGGAAGAGCTCGGCGACCCAGGTCGCCGCCGGCACGTCGCGCGGGGCCACCGCCAGCGCCACCAGGAAGCCATGGGCGCCGATCAGGTCCAGGGCATCGGCGTCGACGCGCTCGGAGTCGAGGAAGTCGTCCAGCAGGTCGAGCTCCTGGTCCTCGAGCAGCGGCTGGGGGAGGGGCGTTTCGGCATCGGACATGACGGCTCTCGCAGGGAAACGGTGAAGGGTGGGCCGGCGTCGAGCTTCGGACCTCGCGTGTCGAGCGCCGGGCTTGTCGCCTCGCGACAGACCGGCCATTCTAGCATCCCATGACGGCTCCCGCGCTTCCCGCCCCCGACCCTGAGCGGATCGCCGCCCTCGACGGTGACGCCCTGCACCGCGCCCTGCATGAGCGGGTCGAGGCGGCCTGGCGGCTCTGTCGCGAGGTGCACCCGGCCCTGCCGCGCCCGCGGGTGTGGCTGGACCTGCGCGGCCGCTCGGCCGGCCAGGCCCATTTCGGGCGCGGCGGGCTGCGCTTCAATCCGGTGCTCCTCGACGAGAACCGCCTCGCCTTCCTGGTCGAGGTGGTGCCTCACGAGATGGCCCACTGGCTGGTCCACCACCTCGAGGATGGCCCCCGGGCGCGCCCCCACGGCCGCGAGTGGCAGACCGTGATGCGCCGGCTCTTCGGCCTGGCTCCTCGTACCACCCACCGCTTCGATACCGGGCGCGCGAGCCCCGCTCCCTACCGCTACCGCTGCGCCTGCCGCGAGCACGGCTTCACGGCACGTCGCCATGCGCTGGCCCGCCGCGGCAGCCGCTATCGCTGTCGGCAGTGCGCTCAGACCTTGGTCTATTGCGGTCTGGCGACGCTTGAAAAACCCGTTTAAGTCATTGTTCTATAAAAGAAATTTGATCATACCAATGTCTAAGGGGAAGGCCGCGTCGGGACGTATATGCTTGAGGCAGTTTTATGGAGTCGGCCCGTCCAACAACAACGCGGCCGGCATCATCCACCCGGAGGGCGCATCCTCCCGGAGAGAGGCATATTCATGACCGAGCATCAGAACGTCTACCCGGTAAGCGACGACTTCGCCGCCAAGGCCAACGCCGACAAGGCCACCTACCAGGCCATGTACCGGCAGTCGGTCGACGACCCACAGGGGTTCTGGGGCGAGCAGGCCAAGCGCCTCGACTGGTTCAAGGCGCCCACCAAGATCAAGCACACCTCCTTCGACGCCCACAACGTGGACATCCGCTGGTTCGAGGACGGCACCCTCAACGCCAGCGTCAACTGCCTCGACCGTCACCTCGAGACTCGCGGCGACCAGCCGGCGATCATCTGGGAGGGCGACGATCCCCAGGACGACAAGACCCTCACCTACCGCGAGCTCTATGAGCAGACCTGCCAGCTGGCCAACGGCCTGAAGGCGCTCGGGGTCGGCAAGGGCGACGTGGTCACCCTCTACATGCCGATGATCCCCGAGGCCGCCATGGCGATGCTGGCCTGCGCCCGCATCGGCGCGGTCCACTCGGTGGTATTCGGCGGCTTCTCGCCGGATGCCGTGGCCCAGCGCGTGATCGGCGCCCAGTCCAAGCTGATCATCACCGCCGACGAGTCTGTGCGCGGCGGCAAGCAGGTGCCGCTCAAGGACAACGTCGATGCCGCCCTGACCCGCGACGGCACCGAGGTCTGCCAGAACGTGCTGGTGGTGAAGCGCACCGGCGGCGAGATCGACTGGAAGGAGGGCCGCGACGTCTGGTACGAGGACATCGTCGCCAAGCAGTCCACCGACTGCCCGGCCGAGGAGATGAACGCCGAGGACCCGCTGTTCATCCTCTACACCTCCGGCTCCACCGGGGCGCCCAAGGGCCTCAAGCACACCACCGGCGGCTACCTGCTGCACGCCTCCATGACCCATCGCTACGTCTTCGACTACCAGGACGGCGAGGTCTACTGGTGCACCGCCGACGTGGGCTGGGTCACCGGCCACAGCTACATCGTCTATGGCCCGCTGGCCAACGGCGGCACCACCCTGATGTTCGAGGGTGTGCCCAGCTACCCGACCCACGGCCGCATGGGCGAGGTCGTCGACAAGCACAACGTCAGCATCCTCTACACCGCCCCCACCGCGGTGCGGGCGCTGATGGCCCACGGCGACGACGTCATGGCCTCCAGCCAGCGCGACAGCCTGCGCCTGCTCGGCTCGGTGGGCGAGCCGATCAACCCCGAGGCCTGGGAGTGGTTCCATCGGGTGATCGGCAACGGCAAGTGCCCGATCGTCGACACCTGGTGGCAGACAGAGACCGGCGGCATCATGATCGCCCCGCTGCCCGGCGCCACCGACCTCAAGCCGGGCTCCGCGACCCTGCCGTTCTTCGGTGTGATGCCGGCGCTGGTCGACAACGAGGGCAATGAGCTCGAGGGCGCCACCGAGGGCAACCTGGTGCTCCTCGACTCCTGGCCGGGCCAGGCGCGCTCCATCTGGGGCGACCACGACCGCTTCGTGCAGACCTACTTCTCGACCTACAAGGGCATGTACTTCACCGGCGACGGCTGCCGCCGCGACGAGGACGGCTACTACTGGATCACCGGCCGCGTCGACGACGTGCTCAACGTCTCCGGGCACCGCATGGGCACCGCCGAGATCGAGTCCTCGCTGGTCGCCCACGAGGCGGTGGCCGAGGCCGCCGTGGTCGGCTTCCCCCACGACATCAAGGGGCAGGGTATCTACATCTACGTGACCCTGGCGGACGGCTTCGAGGAGAGCGACGAGCTCAAGAAGGAGCTGACCCAGTGGGTGCGCAAGGACATCGGGCCGATCGCCTCGCCGGACGTCATCCAGTGGGCGCCGGGGCTGCCCAAGACCCGCTCGGGCAAGATCATGCGCCGCATCCTGCGCAAGATCGCCGCCAACGAGTGCGACGGCCTGGGCGACACCAGCACCCTGGCCGATCCCTCGGTGGTCGATGACCTGATCGAGCATCGCGCCAACCGCTGACGTCGCCGTCCCGACGGGGCGTGCCACGACCGAGCCGGCCCCACGGGGCCGGCTTCTTCGTTGGGGGCGAGGCCCGGGGCCGGGTCGCCCCGGGCCTCGTTGGTGCCCGCCTCTTGGGCATCGCCCAGGCCATGGGGTAACATGCGATGACAAATCGAGAGAGCCCAGCGTGGCGGTCGTCGGTCCGCCGCTCGAGGAACCGGAGGAAGATCCATGGCCTTTGCCCAGAAATTCATCGTCGCCGATGACCATCCGCTGTTCCGTGCGGCCCTGACCCAGGCCCTGCGTCAGCTGGCGCCCCAGGCCGAGATCGTCGAATCCGATACCATGGAGGCCACCACCGACGTGGTCACCCGGCATCCCGATGCCGACCTGATCCTGCTGGACCTGCACATGCCGGGGGCCCACGGCTTCTCCGGCCTGATCCAGCTGCGCGGCCAGACCCCGGACATCCCGGTGGCGGTGGTCTCGGGCAGCGACGAGGTCCACGTGGTACGCCGGGCCATCGACTACGGCGCCTCGGGCTTCATTCCCAAGTCCTCGTCGCTGCAGCTGATCGCCGAGGCGGTGGGCGAGATCCTCGACGGCGAGGTGTGGCTGCCGGCCGAGATGGCCGAGGCGCTGGGCGAGGCCAACGAGGACGAGACCCGCTTCGCCGAGGCGATCGCCTCGCTGACCCCCCAGCAGTTCCGGGTGCTCAACATGCTCACCGAGGGGCTGCTCAACAAGCAGATCGCCTACGAGCTCAACGTCTCCGAGGCGACCATCAAGGCCCACGTCACCGCCATTCTCAGAAAGCTCGGCGTGCACTCCCGCACCCAGGCGGTGATCGCCGCCCAGAAGCTCGAGGTGGAGCCGCCGAAGGTGGAGTCCTGACCTTCGGTCAGGAGCCGTAAGAGCAGCGCTGAGCGCCTGGAAGCTTGAAGCCGAAACAAACACCGCCTCCGTGGTCTTGCCCCGGAGGCGGTGTCATTTGCGCTGTTTTCCAGCTTCCAGCTTCCAGCTTACCGCTAGCCGCGAGGCGCGCGGCTGGCCTGCAGGGTGCGGGTGAGCAGGGCACGCAGGGCGGCCGGGCGCACCGGCTTGAGCAGCAGCTGGTAGCCCGCGCGCTTGATCTCCTCGGCGACCTCCTCGGTGCGATCGGCGGTGATCACGATGCCCGGCACGTCCTTTTCCAGCCGCTCGCCGAGGGCCTCCAGGGCCATCAGCCCGGTGACCTCGTTGTCCAGGTGGTAGTCGGCGAGGATCGCGTCCGGGCCGCCGTCGAGGTGGCGCAGCACCGACTTGGCGCCGCCGATGGTGGTAGCGGTGAAGACCTCGCAGCCCCAGCCCGAGAGCATCGCCTTCATGCCCTCGAGGATCAGCGACTCGTTGTCGATGCACAGGATACGCGTGCCGTCGAGCTTGTTGCCGGCGCGCTTCGGCGCGGCGTCCTCGGCCTGCTGGGTCGCGGTGCGCGGCGCCACCGTCGGCACGCTGACGGAGAACATGGTGCCCAGCCCCTCCCGGGAGCGCACCCGGATGGGGTGGTCGAGCACCCGGGCCATGCGATCGGCGATGGAGAGCCCGAGCCCCAGGCCCTTCTCGCTCTCCTTGTGCCGGGTGGCCTGGTCGAGGCGCCGGAACTCCTGGAAGATCTCCGCCTGCTTGGCCTCGGGAATCCCCGGGCCCGAGTCCCATACCTCGATGGTGAGCCGGTCGCCGCGGCGCCGGCAGCCCAGCAGAACCCGGCCCGCCTGGGTGTAGCGGATGGCGTTCGACAGGAAGTTCTGGACGATGCGGCGCAGCATCTGGGGATCGCTGTCGACCCACTGGCCGGTCGGCACCACCACCAGGTCCAGGCCGCGCTCCTCGGCCATCACCGCGAACTCGGCGCGCAGCGGGCGGATGATATCGGCCAGGGCGAAGTGGCTGCGCCGCGGGGTCAGGGCGCCGGCATCGAGCTTGGAGATGTCGAGCAGGGTGCCGAGCAGCTCCTCGGCGGCCTGCAGGGAGTTGTCGATATGGCCGATGGTGCGCTTCATCTCCTCGGCGTCCATCTCCTGGGCCAGCGCCGAGGTGAAGAGCCGTGCGGCGTTGAGCGGCTGCAGCAGGTCGTGGCTGGCCGCGGCCAGGAAGCGCGTCTTGGAGGCGTTGGCGTCCTCGGCGAGCTGCTTGGCCTGGCGCAGGGCCTGCTCGGCCTCGGCACGCACCCGGTTCTCCTGGCGCAGCGCGGCGTTGGCCTCGGAGAGCGCCTGGGTGCGCTCGCGCACGCGCTCCTCGAGGGTCTCGTTGGTATCCTTCAGCGCGATCTCGGCGCGGCGGCGCTCGGTGATGTCCTGGTAGAGGGCGAAGAAGCCCAGGATCGCCCCGCTGTCGCCGAAGTGCGGGGTGTAGGTCACCAGCATGTAGCGCCGCGCCTCGCCGATCTGCAGCGAGACCTCGAAGTTGACCCGCTCGCCGGCCAGGGCCCGCTCGATCCAGGGCGCCCGCTCGCGGGCCATGTCCGGGGCGATCACCTCGTCGACGCGCTTGCCGATCACCGCGTTGCGGTCGATGTCGAAGGCCTGCTCGTAGGCGCGGTTGGTGAAGAGGTAGCGGCACTCCTTGTCGAAGTAGGCGATCAGCGCGGGGACGTTGTCCGTGTAGATGCGGATGTTGTTCTCCGAGCGGATCAACGCCTCCTCGATGCGCTTCTGCTGGGTGATGTCCTGGTAGGTGTAGACGAAGCCGCCGCCCGGCATGGGGTTGCCCTGAACCTCCAGCACGCTGCCGTCCTGGCGGTAGCGCACGTAGCGGTGGGGCTGGCCCTCGCGGATGTTGTCGATCAGCAGCCGCACGTGCTCCTCGGGGTCGCCGGGGCCGTACTCGCCGTTGTGGGCGTTGTAGCGGAAGATCTTGTCCATCGGCGCCCCGACCCGGATCAGGTGGTCGGGGAAGCGGAACAGCTCCAGGTAGCGCTGGTTCCAGACCACTAGGCGCAGGTTCTGGTCGACCACGCTGATGCCCTGGTTGATGTTCTCGATGGTGGCCTGCAGCAGGGCGCGGTTGAACTCCAGCACCTGGGAGGCCTCGTCGACGATGGAGATCACGTCGGAGATGCCGATGCCGCGACCCTGCAGGGCGGAGTTGACGACGATGCGCGCCGAGGAGGCGCCGAGCACCGAGGCCAGGAAGCGTTCGGTGAACTGGATGACGTCGATGGAGGCCCGGGTGTTGTCCTCCAGCGGCTTGCCGGTGCGCCGGGCGTAGTCGTCGAAGGCGCGGCTCACCTGGCCGGCGCCGAGGAAGCGCTCGCACAGCACCTTGAGGTCGCCCACGGTGGTGGCGCCGGTCCAGGGGCGATTCACCGAGGTCTGGCGGGTCTCGACGCTGTCGACGAACAGCGAGGCCTGGATGCGCTCGACCACTCGCTGCGGGGTCATCTGGGAGACGAAGATGTAGCAGAAGAGGTTCACCCCCAGCGAGAGCATCACGCCGTGGGTGAAGCTGTCGCCGACGTTGAGGCCGAACAGCGAGGTGGGGGCGAGCCAGGCGATATTCAGCGGGCCGCCGTCGGCCCAGTCGACCGGCAGCACGCCGGTGCCGATCATGGTCGGCATCAGCAGGCTGTAGGCCCAGATGGCGAAGCCGGCGTTCATGCCGACGATGACCCCGAGGCGGTTGCCGCGCTTCCAGTAGAGGCCGCCGATCAGCGCCGGGGCGAACTGCGCCGCGGCGGCGAACGAGAGCATGCCGATGTTGGCCAGCGAGCTGAACTCGCCGATCATGTGGTAGACGCCGTAGGCCATCGCCAGGATCGCGGCGATGGTGATGCGCCGGGCGCGCAGCACCAGGCGGCCGTAGTCCCGGGGCTTGGTGTCGAACCAGCGCAGGCGGAACAGCGCCGGGATGACGATCTCGTTGGAGATCATGATCGACACCGCCACCGCGGCGACGATCACCATGCCGGTCGCCGCCGAGAAGCCGCCGATGAAGGTCAGCAGCGTCAGCCAGGCGTTGTCGGCCGCCATCGGCAGGGCGAGCACGTAGGTGTCGGGCTCGATGCGGCTCTCGGAGAAGACGGTCAGGCCGGCCGCGGCGATGGGGATGACGAAGAAGGCGAAGGCCAGCAGGTAGAGCGGGAAGAGCCAGCGCGCCTTGGTGGCGTCGTCGCGGTGGATGTTCTCGACCACGGCGACGTGGAACTGCCGGGGCAGGCAGAGGATCGCCAGCATGGCGAGCAGGGTCTGGGCCCAGAAGCTCTGGCCGAAGTCCTGGTCGGCGAGCTGGCGCTGCAGCTCGAGCTGGGTCTCGGCGCGGCCCAGCAGGTCGCCGAGGCCGTCGAACATGCCCCAGGTGACGTAGGCGCCCAGCGCCAGGAAGGCCACCAGCTTGACCAGCGACTCGAAGGCCACGGCGTGGATCAGCCCCTCGTGGTGCTCGGTGGCGTCGGTGTGGCGGGTGCCGAAGAGGATGGCGAAGGCCGCCATCACCAGCGCCACGTAGAAGGCGGTGTCGCCGAACAGCGGGGCCCGGGTGATGTCCGAGGCCGCGGTGATCACGCTGAAGGAGGTCGCGACCGCCTTCAGCTGCAGGGCGATGTAGGGCAGGGTGCCGATCAGCGCCACCAGGCTCGCGAAGGCCGCCAGCGACTGGGTCTTGCCGTAGCGCGAGGCGATGAAGTCGGCGATGGAGGTGACGTTCTGGTGCTTGGCGACGCGGATCATCTTGGCCAGCACCGGCCAGAACAGCAGCAGGGTAAGGATCGGCCCGACGAAGATGCTGGCGAAGGACCAGCCGGAGGTGGCGGCCTGGCCCACGGCGCCATGGAAGGTCCAGGAGGTGCAGTAGATGGCCAGCGCCAGGCTGTAGATCACCGGGCGGCGCCGGCTCGCCCCGTGCTGGCGGGCGTGGCGGTCGCCGCGCCAGGCGATGGCGAACAGCACCGTGATGTAGAGCAGCGAAACGACGATCAGCAGCCAGCCGGCGAACATGCACTCAACTCCCTTCCGAAGACGTCCATTCTAGGGCAGGGCCGCCGGGCGGCGCAGCCGTCGCGGGGTTCAGGCCCGTGAGCTCAGGCCTGTGGGCAGAGCACCCCATAGAGCGGGGTGGCGGCGTCCAGGCGGCGCATCGCCTCGGTGGCGGGCGTCCGCGCCTCGCCCTCCAGCGGCAGCATCTCCCGGGTCGCGCAGTTCATCAGCCAGGCCTGGTGGCTCACCTGATCCACGTACTCCTTCTCGAAGCGGTAGAGCCGGAATTCGACCAGCCGCTCGCCCTGGGCCTGGCTCACCGAGAGTCTGTCCTGCTCGACGATGGTGAAGGCCGTGGTCATCGGGAAGAGGAAGGTCCAGGGGCGCCAGAAGACCTGGCTCTCCTCCACGTCGACCACCGCGGCCGACTCGGGCAGCTGCTGGCGCTTGTGCTCGAACCAGGAGTACTCGTGGTGGATCTGGTAGGCCAGCATGCCGAGGCCGGCGCAGACCGGGACGATCCAGCGCGGCAGGCGCTTGCCGCTGGCCAGGCGCAGGATCAGGCCGATCCCCGCGGCGCCGAGGCCGGCGAAGATCGCCGCAATCAGGTGCCATATCATAGAGCATTCATCCTTAAAGCAATCGGGCTTCCCTGAGGAAGCCCGATCGGGTGAGGTTCCAAGGCCCGGACTGGCCGGGCCGGGGGCCATTATGGCCCAGAAGGTCCTGAGACGTCAGTGCCCGGTGGCGACACCCGCGCCCTTGGGATAGCGAACGCTCTCCACCAGGTCCTGGATCTCCTGCGGGGGCTCCTCGGTGGCGTTGGAGACGGTGAAGGCGACCGCGAAGTTGAAGATCGCGCCCACCGCGCCGAAGGAGAGCGGCGAGATGCCGAGGATCCAGTTGTCGGGCGTGTTGGGCAGCATGTTGGTGCCCGGAATGAAGAACCAGCCCAGGTAGGTGAAGATGTAGAGCAGGGTCGCGACGAGGCCGGTCAGCATGCCCGCGACGGCGCCCTTGTTGTTCACCCGCTTGGAGAAGATGCCCATCATCAGCACCGGGAACAGCGAGGCGCCGGCGATCCCGAAGGCCAGGGCGACCGTCTGCGCCGCGAAGCCGGGCGGGTTCAGGCCGAGGTAGGTCGCCAGCAGGATGGCGCCGGCCATGGAGATCCGTGCCGCCAGCATCTCGCCCTTCTCGGTGATCTTCGGGTTGATCATGGTCTTGATCAGGTCGTGGCTGACCGCCGAGGAGATGGCCAGCAGCAGGCCGGCGGCCGTGGAGAGCGCCGCGGCGATACCGCCCGCCGCGATCAGGCCGATGACCCAGCTCGGCAGGTTAGCGATCTCGGGGTTGGCGAGCACCAGGATGTCGTTGTTGACGTTGAGCTCGCTGCCGTTCCAGCCACGCGCGGCGGCGGTCTCGGCGAAGGCCTCGCTGCCGTCGTTGTAGACCTGGATGCGACCGTCGCTGTTCTTGTCCTCGAACTGGATCAGGCCGGTCTCTTCCCAGGTGCGCACCCACTCGGGACGCTCCTCATAGCGGATCGGGTTGGTGGCGGCGTCCTCATAGTTCTCGACCTGGCCGGCCATGTCCGGATAGACGGTGGTCATCAGGTTCAGGCGTGCCATGGAGCCCACGGCGGGCGCGGTGAGGTAGAGCAGGGCGATGAAGACCAGGGCCCAGCCGGCGGACCAGCGCGCATCGGCCACCTTCGGCACGGTGAAGAAGCGGATGATGACGTGGGGCAGGCCGGCGGTACCGACCATCAGCGACAGGGTGAACAGCACCATGTTCAGCTTGTTGTCGACGTCGGCCGTGTAGTCGCGGAAGCCCAGCGCGTTGACCACGTCGTCGAGCTTCTCGAGCAGCGGCACGCCGGACTCGGTGTGGGTGCTGAACATGCCGAGACCCGGGATCGGGTTGCCGGTCAGCTCCAGGGCGATGAACACCGCCGGGATGGTGTAGGCGATGATCAGCACGATGTACTGGGCGACCTGGGTATAGGTGATGCCCTTCATGCCGCCGAACACCGCGTACAGGAAGACGATGAAGGCGGCGATCCAGATGCCCCAGGTGTTGCTGACTTCGAGGAAGCGCGAGAAGGCTACCCCGGCACCGGTCATCTGGCCGATGACGTAGGTGATCGAGGCGACGATCAGGCAGATGACCGCGACCAGGCGGGCGGTGTTGCTGTAGAAGCGGTCACCGATGAAGTCCGGCACCGTGAACTTGCCGAACTTGCGCAGGTAGGGCGCCAGCAGCATGGCCAGGATGACGTAGCCCCCGGTCCAGCCCAT includes the following:
- a CDS encoding response regulator transcription factor, yielding MAFAQKFIVADDHPLFRAALTQALRQLAPQAEIVESDTMEATTDVVTRHPDADLILLDLHMPGAHGFSGLIQLRGQTPDIPVAVVSGSDEVHVVRRAIDYGASGFIPKSSSLQLIAEAVGEILDGEVWLPAEMAEALGEANEDETRFAEAIASLTPQQFRVLNMLTEGLLNKQIAYELNVSEATIKAHVTAILRKLGVHSRTQAVIAAQKLEVEPPKVES
- a CDS encoding SprT-like domain-containing protein, which translates into the protein MTAPALPAPDPERIAALDGDALHRALHERVEAAWRLCREVHPALPRPRVWLDLRGRSAGQAHFGRGGLRFNPVLLDENRLAFLVEVVPHEMAHWLVHHLEDGPRARPHGREWQTVMRRLFGLAPRTTHRFDTGRASPAPYRYRCACREHGFTARRHALARRGSRYRCRQCAQTLVYCGLATLEKPV
- a CDS encoding phosphatidylserine/phosphatidylglycerophosphate/cardiolipin synthase family protein, whose protein sequence is MDGMWRDGNHFALLPEAARFLPAMFEAVDRARHFVLIELYLMETGRLASALSASLLRAAERGVSVMLLLDGYGAMGLDEAERRRLEAGGVALRFFNPLGFESPVRNLTRDHRKLVVVDGVEAFTGGFGAVDEFLDAWYEVAVHIEGPVVADWVRLFCSVWDSPLSRGPGAASLVRGIELSPYRDDGFHGMRGRVVWGQGYRYQAIRHSLHRRVSAAERRMWICTPYFVPTLTLRQRLVRAARRGVDVRLLLPGKTHDHPGVRYAGQRFYGRMLRAGVRIFEFQPTFIHAKFSLVDDWVSLGSCNFDHWSLQWNLEANQEVDDARFAARVAELFERNFATSEEIDPAAWARRPRWQRLKEWLFGLVDGLLTRLR
- a CDS encoding NahK/ErcS family hybrid sensor histidine kinase/response regulator, with the protein product MFAGWLLIVVSLLYITVLFAIAWRGDRHARQHGASRRRPVIYSLALAIYCTSWTFHGAVGQAATSGWSFASIFVGPILTLLLFWPVLAKMIRVAKHQNVTSIADFIASRYGKTQSLAAFASLVALIGTLPYIALQLKAVATSFSVITAASDITRAPLFGDTAFYVALVMAAFAILFGTRHTDATEHHEGLIHAVAFESLVKLVAFLALGAYVTWGMFDGLGDLLGRAETQLELQRQLADQDFGQSFWAQTLLAMLAILCLPRQFHVAVVENIHRDDATKARWLFPLYLLAFAFFVIPIAAAGLTVFSESRIEPDTYVLALPMAADNAWLTLLTFIGGFSAATGMVIVAAVAVSIMISNEIVIPALFRLRWFDTKPRDYGRLVLRARRITIAAILAMAYGVYHMIGEFSSLANIGMLSFAAAAQFAPALIGGLYWKRGNRLGVIVGMNAGFAIWAYSLLMPTMIGTGVLPVDWADGGPLNIAWLAPTSLFGLNVGDSFTHGVMLSLGVNLFCYIFVSQMTPQRVVERIQASLFVDSVETRQTSVNRPWTGATTVGDLKVLCERFLGAGQVSRAFDDYARRTGKPLEDNTRASIDVIQFTERFLASVLGASSARIVVNSALQGRGIGISDVISIVDEASQVLEFNRALLQATIENINQGISVVDQNLRLVVWNQRYLELFRFPDHLIRVGAPMDKIFRYNAHNGEYGPGDPEEHVRLLIDNIREGQPHRYVRYRQDGSVLEVQGNPMPGGGFVYTYQDITQQKRIEEALIRSENNIRIYTDNVPALIAYFDKECRYLFTNRAYEQAFDIDRNAVIGKRVDEVIAPDMARERAPWIERALAGERVNFEVSLQIGEARRYMLVTYTPHFGDSGAILGFFALYQDITERRRAEIALKDTNETLEERVRERTQALSEANAALRQENRVRAEAEQALRQAKQLAEDANASKTRFLAAASHDLLQPLNAARLFTSALAQEMDAEEMKRTIGHIDNSLQAAEELLGTLLDISKLDAGALTPRRSHFALADIIRPLRAEFAVMAEERGLDLVVVPTGQWVDSDPQMLRRIVQNFLSNAIRYTQAGRVLLGCRRRGDRLTIEVWDSGPGIPEAKQAEIFQEFRRLDQATRHKESEKGLGLGLSIADRMARVLDHPIRVRSREGLGTMFSVSVPTVAPRTATQQAEDAAPKRAGNKLDGTRILCIDNESLILEGMKAMLSGWGCEVFTATTIGGAKSVLRHLDGGPDAILADYHLDNEVTGLMALEALGERLEKDVPGIVITADRTEEVAEEIKRAGYQLLLKPVRPAALRALLTRTLQASRAPRG
- a CDS encoding YecA family protein, producing the protein MSDAETPLPQPLLEDQELDLLDDFLDSERVDADALDLIGAHGFLVALAVAPRDVPAATWVAELFHGEPTFEDDAEREAVLGLLERLRANAIEVLEGGGLPELPFELELGELAPEETPIGDWCAGFMEGVFLDEAAWFDDDEEAAATLLLPFMLLSGLFEDEPDMAELAGDGARLESLVAQLPELVLDLYLHYRVPPETPKPKPRRKAPAGRGKGKGKGKR
- the acs gene encoding acetate--CoA ligase, which gives rise to MTEHQNVYPVSDDFAAKANADKATYQAMYRQSVDDPQGFWGEQAKRLDWFKAPTKIKHTSFDAHNVDIRWFEDGTLNASVNCLDRHLETRGDQPAIIWEGDDPQDDKTLTYRELYEQTCQLANGLKALGVGKGDVVTLYMPMIPEAAMAMLACARIGAVHSVVFGGFSPDAVAQRVIGAQSKLIITADESVRGGKQVPLKDNVDAALTRDGTEVCQNVLVVKRTGGEIDWKEGRDVWYEDIVAKQSTDCPAEEMNAEDPLFILYTSGSTGAPKGLKHTTGGYLLHASMTHRYVFDYQDGEVYWCTADVGWVTGHSYIVYGPLANGGTTLMFEGVPSYPTHGRMGEVVDKHNVSILYTAPTAVRALMAHGDDVMASSQRDSLRLLGSVGEPINPEAWEWFHRVIGNGKCPIVDTWWQTETGGIMIAPLPGATDLKPGSATLPFFGVMPALVDNEGNELEGATEGNLVLLDSWPGQARSIWGDHDRFVQTYFSTYKGMYFTGDGCRRDEDGYYWITGRVDDVLNVSGHRMGTAEIESSLVAHEAVAEAAVVGFPHDIKGQGIYIYVTLADGFEESDELKKELTQWVRKDIGPIASPDVIQWAPGLPKTRSGKIMRRILRKIAANECDGLGDTSTLADPSVVDDLIEHRANR